A genome region from Arachis duranensis cultivar V14167 chromosome 6, aradu.V14167.gnm2.J7QH, whole genome shotgun sequence includes the following:
- the LOC127748397 gene encoding uncharacterized protein LOC127748397, translating to MLNFNSKGFWRKTRKIRQKKKFTSDCYDVETQAEEECEAPNPVQPPAPATIGDKGKRRAIAATPIGSYFKGRTIPGSQPTLKSVLVSKQVVHKVKLGLAKWIIDVRIPFNAIQSPYFQPALDGVAEIGPGFKGLSYHEMRVYLLADLKKECQLLVEGYRSSWKSTGCTLMADGWTDQR from the coding sequence ATGTTGAACTTCAATTCAAAAGGCTTTTGgaggaaaacaagaaaaataaggcagaaaaaaaaatttacaagtgATTGTTATGATGTGGAAACACAAGCAGAAGAAGAGTGTGAAGCGCCTAATCCTGTACAACCTCCGGCTCCTGCAACAATAGGTGACAAAGGAAAGAGAAGAGCTATTGCTGCTACTCCAATTGGAAGTTATTTTAAGGGAAGGACTATACCAGGCTCTCAACCAACTTTGAAAAGTGTTTTGGTCAGTAAACAAGTTGTGCACAAGGTTAAGTTGGGGCTTGCAAAATGGATCATTGATGTACGTATTCCATTCAATGCAATTCAATCACCTTACTTTCAACCTGCCTTGGACGGCGTTGCTGAAATTGGACCTGGTTTCAAGGGACTGTCATACCATGAAATGAGAGTTTATTTGCTGGCAGATCTTAAGAAGGAGTGTCAGTTGCTTGTTGAAGGCTATAGGAGCTCGTGGAAAAGCACTGGTTGTACATTGATGGCAGATGGCTGGACTGATCAAAGGTAG